A genomic window from Algoriphagus sp. Y33 includes:
- a CDS encoding diphthine--ammonia ligase, protein MLTKEKAIFNWSGGKDSALTLYKLQQSQDFEIACLLTSISGKYQRISMHGVRVDLLEAQAEHIGIPLVKMEVPDMPSMAVYEETMRNMLSGLKKEGITASVFGDIFLEDLRTYREGKLAELDLKGVFPLWKRPTDLLIREFLDLGFKTITTCVNEKYLDKSFVGRVIDEEFLKDLPDDVDPCGENGEFHTFVYDGPIFSKPINFKKGEIVLRKYEAPKSEDDADQCFSDKKEDPARYGFWYCDLIPV, encoded by the coding sequence ATGTTGACCAAAGAAAAAGCAATTTTCAATTGGAGCGGAGGTAAAGATTCCGCACTTACCCTATACAAATTACAGCAGTCACAAGACTTTGAAATTGCCTGTTTGCTGACGAGTATCAGCGGGAAGTATCAACGGATCTCTATGCATGGCGTTCGGGTGGACTTATTGGAAGCACAAGCTGAACATATTGGAATTCCTCTGGTGAAAATGGAAGTTCCCGATATGCCGTCTATGGCTGTCTATGAAGAAACCATGCGGAATATGCTTTCCGGATTGAAGAAAGAAGGAATCACTGCCTCTGTTTTTGGTGATATTTTTCTGGAAGATCTGAGAACCTATCGTGAGGGTAAATTGGCGGAGTTGGATTTAAAGGGTGTATTTCCTCTTTGGAAGCGACCAACAGATCTACTGATTCGAGAATTTCTGGATTTGGGTTTCAAGACAATCACTACTTGCGTGAATGAAAAGTATTTGGATAAAAGCTTTGTGGGGAGGGTGATTGACGAAGAATTTTTGAAAGATCTACCCGACGATGTGGATCCCTGCGGAGAGAATGGCGAATTTCACACGTTTGTATATGATGGGCCGATTTTCAGCAAGCCTATAAATTTTAAAAAGGGAGAGATTGTTCTCAGAAAATACGAAGCACCCAAAAGCGAAGATGATGCTGACCAATGTTTTTCCGATAAGAAAGAAGATCCCGCAAGGTATGGATTTTGGTATTGTGATTTGATTCCTGTTTAG
- a CDS encoding replication-associated recombination protein A: MNNTPLAERMRPTRLEDLIGQEHLSSSTSFLFKAIKSGNVPSLILWGPPGVGKTTIANIIANEIKAPFYTLSAISSGVKDIREVIEKAKFQQGVVLFIDEIHRFNKSQQDALLGAVEKGVIRLIGATTENPSFEVNAALLSRCQVFTLNSLGKAELEGMIRQALEKDAELKKLDVKLKESDALLRISGGDGRKLLNLLEIVIDGINEDPCVITDEKVMKIAQQKVALYDKSGEQHYDIISAFIKSIRGSDPNAAVYWLARMIEGGEDVKFIARRLVILASEDIGNANPNALLLATNCFEAVKIIGYPESRIILSQCVTYLASSQKSNAAYMAINQAQALVREKGDLSVPLHLRNAPTKLMKDLNYGKAYKYSHDFSGNFVNQEFLPDEIKGLKLYDPGENARENELRRYLSSKWQGKYGY; this comes from the coding sequence ATGAATAATACTCCCCTTGCAGAACGAATGCGGCCCACCCGATTAGAAGACCTGATCGGACAGGAGCACTTGTCTTCGTCTACCTCATTTCTTTTCAAAGCGATAAAATCAGGAAATGTTCCGTCTCTGATTCTCTGGGGGCCTCCCGGAGTGGGGAAGACGACTATTGCCAATATTATAGCCAATGAAATCAAAGCACCGTTTTATACCCTCAGCGCGATCAGTTCCGGTGTGAAAGATATTCGGGAAGTGATTGAGAAAGCAAAGTTCCAGCAGGGTGTGGTGCTTTTTATTGATGAAATTCACCGATTCAATAAATCCCAGCAGGATGCGCTTCTGGGCGCAGTGGAAAAGGGGGTAATCCGTCTGATCGGAGCCACTACAGAAAATCCATCCTTTGAAGTCAATGCTGCCTTACTTTCCAGATGTCAGGTTTTTACATTGAATTCATTGGGCAAAGCTGAGCTGGAAGGAATGATTCGTCAGGCATTGGAAAAAGATGCTGAACTGAAAAAGCTTGACGTAAAACTTAAAGAGAGTGATGCACTCCTGCGCATTTCGGGTGGAGATGGGCGTAAGCTGTTGAATTTGCTGGAGATTGTGATCGATGGGATCAATGAGGATCCCTGTGTGATAACTGACGAAAAAGTCATGAAAATTGCACAGCAGAAAGTAGCGCTTTATGATAAGTCCGGCGAGCAGCACTACGATATTATTTCTGCCTTTATCAAATCCATCCGCGGCTCGGACCCCAATGCTGCCGTATACTGGTTGGCACGAATGATAGAAGGGGGAGAGGATGTCAAGTTTATAGCGAGACGCTTGGTGATCTTAGCGTCTGAGGATATAGGAAATGCCAATCCCAATGCCTTGCTTTTGGCTACAAATTGTTTTGAAGCGGTGAAGATTATAGGCTATCCTGAATCCAGGATTATTCTTTCGCAGTGCGTGACTTATTTGGCGAGTTCCCAGAAAAGCAATGCTGCCTATATGGCAATTAATCAGGCTCAGGCTTTGGTTCGGGAAAAGGGTGATTTGTCTGTACCGCTTCATCTACGCAATGCCCCAACGAAACTCATGAAGGATTTGAACTATGGCAAAGCATATAAATATTCCCATGACTTTTCCGGTAATTTTGTGAACCAGGAGTTTTTACCTGATGAAATCAAAGGTTTAAAACTCTATGATCCTGGAGAAAACGCACGGGAAAATGAACTTAGAAGATATTTAAGTTCGAAGTGGCAGGGGAAATATGGGTATTGA
- a CDS encoding NAD(P)/FAD-dependent oxidoreductase — MIHTDLCIIGAGPVGLFAVFEAGLLKMRCHLIDALPQVGGQLSEIYPQKPIYDIPGYPEVNAQDLVDNLMEQAKPFSPTFTLGERVDHLDKQEDGSYIVTTSDKTKVHAQVIVIAGGLGCFEPRKPVVENLEIFEGKGVTYMVKNPETFRDKNVILAGGGDSALDWTIFLSKVAKRVTLVHRNETFRGAPDSAAKVFDLANNGKIDLILSANLKELGGNGKLDSVTFVDKSKIEIKLEADYLIPLFGLSPKLGPIADWGLSIDKNAIEVDTRDYSTGVERIYAIGDINTYPGKLKLILCGFHEAAIMMHSAFKYVYPDQKLSFKYTTVNGVNSF; from the coding sequence ATGATCCATACAGACCTTTGTATTATCGGAGCCGGCCCAGTAGGCCTATTTGCAGTATTCGAAGCAGGTTTGCTGAAAATGCGCTGCCACCTCATCGATGCTCTGCCTCAGGTGGGAGGCCAGCTTTCGGAAATCTATCCGCAGAAGCCTATTTATGATATTCCGGGCTATCCAGAAGTGAATGCGCAGGATCTTGTGGACAATCTGATGGAGCAGGCTAAGCCTTTTTCTCCTACGTTCACTTTGGGTGAGCGTGTGGATCATCTGGACAAGCAGGAAGATGGTTCCTATATAGTGACGACAAGCGACAAAACCAAAGTCCATGCGCAGGTAATTGTCATAGCAGGTGGTTTGGGTTGCTTCGAGCCTCGAAAGCCTGTTGTGGAGAATTTGGAGATTTTTGAAGGTAAAGGAGTTACCTATATGGTGAAGAACCCGGAGACCTTCCGTGATAAGAATGTCATTCTTGCGGGTGGTGGAGATTCTGCTTTGGATTGGACTATTTTCCTTTCGAAAGTGGCTAAAAGAGTGACCTTGGTTCACAGAAATGAAACTTTCCGCGGAGCACCTGATTCTGCGGCCAAAGTATTTGATCTGGCAAATAATGGGAAAATTGATCTGATCCTTTCTGCAAACCTCAAAGAACTTGGAGGAAACGGAAAATTGGATTCAGTGACTTTCGTGGATAAATCCAAAATCGAAATAAAATTGGAGGCAGATTACCTGATTCCTTTGTTTGGGCTGAGTCCTAAGTTGGGGCCGATTGCCGACTGGGGATTGAGCATCGACAAAAATGCGATAGAAGTAGATACCCGTGATTACTCTACCGGAGTGGAGCGGATCTATGCGATCGGTGATATCAATACTTATCCGGGCAAGTTGAAGCTGATACTTTGTGGATTCCACGAAGCTGCGATTATGATGCACTCTGCCTTTAAGTATGTGTACCCGGATCAAAAATTGAGCTTTAAATACACGACTGTCAATGGTGTAAATTCATTTTAA
- a CDS encoding TIGR00341 family protein has product MKKITFVYDPETEQEKLDELVERLDPKPENHVSFAELDPTEYSSDDWLACSLPDFLLKELVELVKDSEVNIGLLPHPKMEQGKKGFGINATLEKAWQEIQEAEGIPNVDLMQVNKELTFNSLVIGSSLSILYTNSASNFFEGLKIRFMQLLKLFRKVKLKPYTISYKNGSNDEKTIKTAAMGILAVAHCESNLIFRRVIQGSGLDDGRVHLLILAPKSLFSLIQFGLQNLFFPIKGGALPQFVGYISTSEAIVSSSETIDFALDGEEGKKKELTISLVEKKAKLLLGTSLIKAEEINGPAEINTNLLPTGRLKEELLHSYLPWVRHATTDEFKDLFSLLRKNAQTGSSYLVLMALSTMIATFGLFGDSAPVVIGAMILAPLMGPIISLAMGALRQDTLLIKNSMVTIFWGIVLGLIFSILITWITPLEDLNNQITARIRPNLLDLGIAIASGIAGAYAYSKEEISKTLAGVAISVALVPPLAVAGIGIGWLDWNVFWGAMLLLGTNLAGIVMAASLTFLMLGFSPFRLAKRGLLISLGILIAIALPLGLTFNKMVEENEIIQGLSGKEIPHGLLRQVKVVQMQPLKLSVTILSEKALDEQDFLEIQQEIEEEIGQSIALELTLGVKIDSVEK; this is encoded by the coding sequence ATGAAGAAAATCACTTTTGTATATGATCCGGAAACAGAACAGGAAAAACTGGATGAGTTAGTAGAAAGGCTCGATCCTAAGCCTGAAAACCACGTCTCTTTTGCAGAACTTGACCCCACTGAGTATTCATCAGATGATTGGCTCGCCTGCTCTCTGCCGGACTTCCTTCTAAAAGAACTTGTTGAACTAGTAAAAGACAGTGAAGTCAACATAGGGCTGCTCCCCCACCCGAAGATGGAACAGGGAAAGAAAGGCTTTGGCATCAATGCCACACTGGAAAAAGCTTGGCAGGAAATTCAAGAAGCAGAGGGAATTCCTAATGTAGACCTGATGCAGGTAAATAAGGAGTTGACCTTTAACTCTTTGGTAATAGGATCCTCGCTTAGTATTCTATACACCAATTCTGCCAGTAATTTTTTTGAAGGGTTAAAAATCCGCTTCATGCAACTTCTGAAACTTTTCCGCAAGGTAAAACTCAAGCCCTACACAATTTCATACAAAAATGGCAGCAATGACGAAAAAACGATAAAAACTGCCGCGATGGGAATTCTCGCCGTGGCACATTGTGAAAGCAACTTGATTTTCCGAAGGGTAATTCAAGGATCGGGACTTGATGATGGACGGGTTCACCTCTTGATTTTGGCACCGAAAAGCCTATTTTCTCTTATCCAATTTGGGCTACAAAATCTATTTTTCCCTATCAAGGGAGGTGCTCTCCCACAGTTTGTAGGATACATTTCAACGAGTGAAGCTATAGTTTCCTCCTCAGAAACTATAGATTTTGCATTAGACGGCGAAGAAGGTAAAAAGAAAGAATTGACCATTAGCCTTGTAGAGAAAAAAGCCAAACTGCTCCTAGGAACATCTCTCATCAAAGCCGAAGAAATAAATGGACCCGCTGAAATCAACACCAATTTACTGCCGACAGGAAGGCTAAAAGAAGAACTGCTTCATTCCTATCTGCCTTGGGTTAGACATGCCACTACTGATGAATTTAAGGACTTATTTTCTCTACTGAGAAAAAACGCACAGACAGGTTCCAGCTATTTGGTTTTGATGGCTTTGTCGACCATGATTGCGACATTTGGGCTTTTCGGGGATTCAGCCCCTGTGGTGATTGGTGCGATGATTCTGGCTCCACTGATGGGGCCAATTATCTCCTTGGCCATGGGTGCACTTAGGCAAGATACGCTGCTGATAAAGAATAGTATGGTCACTATATTCTGGGGAATTGTATTGGGTTTGATATTTTCAATCCTAATCACTTGGATCACTCCACTTGAAGATCTCAATAATCAGATCACCGCCAGAATCCGTCCAAATCTCCTTGACTTAGGAATTGCCATTGCCTCAGGAATAGCGGGAGCCTATGCCTATTCAAAAGAAGAAATATCCAAAACGCTGGCTGGAGTTGCGATTTCGGTTGCTTTAGTACCACCCCTTGCTGTTGCAGGAATTGGTATTGGATGGTTAGATTGGAATGTGTTTTGGGGGGCGATGCTTTTGCTGGGAACAAACCTTGCAGGAATCGTGATGGCTGCCTCCCTGACTTTTCTTATGCTAGGCTTCAGTCCATTTCGGCTTGCCAAAAGAGGTTTGCTCATCAGCCTTGGAATTCTGATCGCTATCGCATTGCCGCTAGGCTTGACTTTCAATAAAATGGTGGAAGAAAACGAAATCATCCAAGGACTAAGCGGAAAAGAAATCCCACATGGCTTACTACGGCAAGTAAAAGTAGTCCAGATGCAACCGCTCAAATTATCTGTTACAATCCTATCAGAAAAAGCGCTCGATGAGCAGGATTTTTTAGAAATTCAGCAGGAAATCGAAGAAGAAATCGGACAATCTATAGCATTAGAGCTTACTCTGGGAGTAAAGATCGATAGTGTTGAAAAGTAA
- a CDS encoding DUF4440 domain-containing protein, translating into MKTLLLPFFLLISSAAFCQNPLNTKGESQEIIDLIGSYSKARDTRDTVLLKEILTEDIDQLVSSGEWRKGLGEAVKGMNESSVSIPGDRILKVESIRFLNPDAAIVDCRYEIKNADRTIRKMWSTFVVVTETEQWKISAIRNMLPTGE; encoded by the coding sequence ATGAAAACCCTCCTTCTCCCATTCTTTCTCCTGATCAGCTCAGCGGCATTTTGCCAGAATCCTTTGAATACAAAGGGAGAATCCCAAGAGATTATTGATTTGATCGGTTCATATTCCAAAGCCCGGGACACAAGAGATACTGTATTGCTGAAAGAGATCTTGACTGAGGATATTGATCAGCTCGTTTCTTCCGGTGAGTGGCGCAAAGGACTGGGCGAAGCCGTAAAAGGAATGAATGAAAGTTCTGTCTCAATTCCAGGTGATAGAATTCTAAAAGTGGAGTCTATCCGGTTTCTCAATCCCGATGCTGCAATTGTGGATTGCCGCTATGAGATCAAAAATGCCGATAGAACTATTCGCAAGATGTGGAGTACCTTCGTAGTGGTGACGGAAACCGAACAGTGGAAAATTTCGGCTATCCGAAATATGCTTCCGACGGGGGAATAA
- a CDS encoding 2Fe-2S iron-sulfur cluster-binding protein: MVNFTVEDQDGNRQECEAPDDMGFNLMEILKAYEYPILATCGGMALCGTCHIEVLEGKDELGQATDPELDQLENLPEYYPTSRLACQIRIGDVLEGAVLKLRGEDQ; the protein is encoded by the coding sequence ATGGTTAATTTCACTGTAGAAGATCAGGATGGAAATCGTCAAGAATGCGAAGCGCCGGATGACATGGGCTTCAATCTGATGGAAATCCTAAAAGCATACGAATATCCGATTTTGGCTACCTGTGGAGGCATGGCACTATGTGGCACGTGCCATATAGAAGTGCTGGAAGGTAAAGATGAGCTTGGACAGGCTACTGATCCTGAATTGGATCAGCTGGAAAATCTACCGGAGTATTATCCGACTTCCAGGTTGGCCTGTCAAATTAGAATAGGAGATGTATTGGAGGGTGCTGTTCTGAAGCTCCGCGGAGAAGATCAGTAA
- a CDS encoding M20/M25/M40 family metallo-hydrolase yields MNRKLFVLPALLLAGMTFAQEVDLEAIEKIKKEGLGNSKVEEIAFQLVDKAGPRLSNSEGYERATEYAIKQLSDWGLENAAAEPWGEFGRGWEMEKSYIAMTKPYYMPFIAIPKAWTESTKGEVSGKVIFLDIQKEEDFAEYKGKLKGAIIAIKPTGTQEPTFEPDAVRYTVEQLHGMEHPTPRGNSGYTPEMLAQFRAAREFAAKVNLFIAEEGAALIIKGVNGRHGTLFTSSPRGYLKDTPVGVPELETAPENVNLMARLSENGVKVEVEAEVKTRYRTEDLQGYNVIAEIPGSDPSLKSEVVMLGGHLDSWHGANGATDNAAGCIVMMEAVRILKATGLQPKRTVRIALWGGEEQGLHGSRGYVKNHFGDRETMELKPEYEKISAYYNIDNGTGRIRGIYLQGNAAVEPIFNEWFTSLDDIVEDRTITISNTGGTDHQSFDALSIPGFQFIQDPIEYRTRTHHTNMDTFERLELDDLKQMSVVIASFVFNTAQRDGILPRKELTKTE; encoded by the coding sequence ATGAATAGAAAATTATTTGTCCTGCCGGCATTACTTTTGGCTGGGATGACTTTTGCCCAAGAAGTAGATCTTGAGGCAATTGAAAAAATCAAAAAAGAAGGCTTGGGAAATTCCAAAGTAGAGGAAATAGCATTTCAACTAGTGGATAAAGCAGGGCCAAGACTTAGCAACTCGGAAGGTTACGAGCGGGCTACCGAATATGCCATCAAACAATTGTCGGATTGGGGTTTGGAAAATGCTGCTGCAGAGCCTTGGGGTGAGTTTGGACGTGGTTGGGAAATGGAGAAAAGTTACATCGCAATGACTAAACCCTATTACATGCCTTTCATTGCCATTCCAAAGGCTTGGACAGAAAGCACGAAGGGTGAAGTAAGCGGTAAAGTTATTTTTTTGGATATCCAAAAGGAAGAGGACTTTGCCGAATACAAGGGCAAACTCAAAGGGGCTATCATTGCCATCAAGCCTACCGGCACACAGGAACCAACATTTGAACCGGATGCGGTCAGATACACTGTCGAGCAATTGCATGGCATGGAGCATCCAACACCTCGGGGAAATAGCGGCTATACGCCGGAAATGCTCGCCCAATTCAGGGCGGCACGTGAATTTGCTGCCAAAGTCAATTTATTTATCGCTGAAGAAGGTGCTGCATTGATCATCAAAGGGGTTAATGGTCGTCATGGCACGCTATTTACAAGTAGCCCAAGAGGCTATTTGAAAGATACGCCTGTCGGTGTCCCTGAACTGGAAACTGCGCCGGAAAATGTGAATCTTATGGCAAGATTAAGCGAAAATGGGGTGAAAGTCGAGGTAGAGGCAGAGGTTAAGACCCGGTATAGAACTGAAGATCTGCAAGGCTATAATGTGATAGCAGAAATTCCCGGTTCTGATCCTTCATTGAAGTCAGAGGTTGTGATGCTTGGTGGACACCTGGATTCCTGGCATGGGGCAAATGGGGCTACTGATAATGCTGCCGGCTGTATTGTAATGATGGAAGCTGTAAGGATTTTAAAAGCAACTGGTCTTCAGCCCAAAAGAACGGTTCGCATTGCGCTTTGGGGTGGAGAAGAACAGGGGTTGCATGGCTCAAGAGGCTATGTGAAAAACCATTTCGGAGACCGGGAGACGATGGAATTAAAGCCTGAATATGAGAAGATTTCTGCCTACTACAATATTGACAATGGAACTGGACGGATTCGTGGGATTTATTTGCAGGGAAATGCAGCTGTAGAACCTATTTTCAATGAATGGTTTACTTCTCTGGATGATATTGTAGAAGACCGTACCATTACGATCAGCAACACAGGGGGCACAGACCACCAGAGTTTTGATGCCTTAAGTATCCCAGGCTTCCAGTTTATTCAGGATCCTATCGAGTACCGTACGAGAACCCACCATACCAACATGGACACATTTGAGCGATTGGAGTTGGATGATTTGAAGCAAATGTCAGTAGTCATCGCTTCCTTTGTGTTCAATACTGCCCAAAGAGACGGGATTCTTCCCAGAAAAGAATTAACAAAAACTGAATAA
- a CDS encoding MarR family winged helix-turn-helix transcriptional regulator, with translation MTQEQYSKYSFLLDRTARKVKQYAQQQFKSGDFDVTVDQWLVLKNLSENDVLSQTELANLVFKDHPTLTRIIDLLCKKGYVERVPHPQDRRSFQLHLTETGVSKVSSLRPEIHQIREKAWENLSPRDFEEFKRILNTIYQNLNGESLDQ, from the coding sequence ATGACACAAGAGCAATATTCCAAGTATTCATTTCTATTGGACCGCACAGCCCGAAAAGTGAAGCAATATGCTCAGCAGCAGTTCAAGTCAGGCGATTTTGATGTGACTGTTGACCAGTGGTTGGTATTGAAGAATCTGTCAGAAAACGACGTGCTAAGTCAGACGGAATTGGCAAACTTGGTTTTCAAGGACCATCCTACGCTTACTCGTATTATTGATTTGCTTTGCAAAAAAGGCTATGTAGAACGTGTGCCACATCCTCAGGACAGACGTAGCTTTCAGCTGCATTTGACAGAGACAGGAGTATCCAAAGTCTCTTCTTTGAGACCTGAAATACATCAGATTAGAGAGAAAGCGTGGGAGAATTTGAGCCCCCGTGATTTCGAAGAATTCAAGCGGATTCTAAATACGATTTACCAAAATCTAAATGGCGAATCACTCGACCAATAA